In Pseudomonadales bacterium, one DNA window encodes the following:
- a CDS encoding class I SAM-dependent methyltransferase, translated as MNLSARFDASSLPINLDQVKGFLAEDEAAALYQLAANARAPILEVGSYCGKSTIYLGAAAQQNQNTVYAVDHHRGSEEHQLGEEYHDPDLYDNSIALMDTFKEFRKNMRAANLEDTVVPIVASSQAAARSWNTALDLVFIDGGHSFEAAHMDYRSWASHVKIGGFLAIHDLFPNPDEGGQAPITIYRLAIASGLFEEVEVVNTLGILRRVQSSHF; from the coding sequence ATGAATCTATCTGCGAGGTTTGACGCCTCATCACTACCCATCAATCTCGACCAAGTGAAGGGCTTTCTTGCTGAAGACGAAGCCGCAGCTCTTTATCAGCTTGCCGCTAATGCTCGGGCACCGATTTTAGAAGTCGGCAGCTACTGTGGTAAATCCACGATTTATCTTGGCGCTGCGGCACAGCAAAATCAGAATACAGTTTATGCTGTCGATCATCACCGAGGCTCAGAGGAACACCAACTGGGCGAGGAATATCATGACCCAGATTTGTATGACAACAGCATTGCACTGATGGATACCTTTAAGGAATTCCGTAAAAACATGCGCGCCGCGAATTTAGAAGATACCGTGGTGCCGATTGTAGCAAGCTCGCAGGCAGCAGCACGCAGCTGGAATACCGCGCTTGACCTTGTATTCATTGATGGCGGCCATTCCTTTGAGGCTGCGCATATGGATTATCGAAGCTGGGCCTCGCATGTCAAAATTGGCGGATTTTTGGCGATTCACGATTTATTCCCCAATCCTGATGAGGGCGGCCAGGCACCGATCACGATTTATCGACTGGCTATCGCTTCTGGCCTGTTTGAAGAAGTTGAGGTGGTGAACACCTTGGGTATTTTACGGCGCGTGCAAAGCAGTCACTTTTAA